A single genomic interval of Solimonas sp. K1W22B-7 harbors:
- a CDS encoding phosphoglycerate kinase, with protein sequence MTVLRMSDLDLTGKRVLIRQDLNVPISNGRITSDARLRASLPTLKLALEKGASVLVVSHLGRPKAGRFDPEASLTLVAAWLSEKLERTVPLVTNWIDGIAMEPGQIALGENTRFLKGEKDNDEALSKKMAALCDVYVMDAFGTAHRAEASTHGVAKFAPIACAGPLLADELDALGKALAHPKKPLAVIVGGSKVSTKLDLLENLADVADQLIIGGGIANTFLAAMGKPVGKSLHEPDMLDKARSILAKIQARGGDIPLPEDVVVASEFSAEAHAEVRSADEVESDEMILDIGPKTRKKLAALLKSCGTIVWNGPVGVFEYDSFAGGTKAIAEAIAAAEGFSLAGGGDTLAAIDKFKVADRINYISTGGGAFLEFLEGKKLPAVEILEQRAKG encoded by the coding sequence ATGACCGTCCTTCGCATGTCCGACCTCGACCTGACCGGCAAGCGCGTGCTGATCCGCCAGGATCTCAACGTGCCGATCTCCAACGGCCGCATCACCTCCGACGCGCGCCTGCGCGCCTCGCTGCCGACGCTGAAGCTGGCGCTGGAGAAAGGCGCCTCGGTGCTGGTGGTGTCGCACCTGGGCCGTCCCAAGGCCGGCCGCTTCGATCCGGAGGCGTCGCTGACCCTGGTCGCCGCCTGGCTGTCGGAGAAGCTCGAGCGCACCGTGCCGCTGGTGACCAACTGGATCGACGGCATTGCCATGGAGCCGGGGCAGATCGCGCTGGGCGAGAACACCCGCTTCCTCAAGGGCGAGAAGGACAACGACGAGGCGCTGTCGAAGAAGATGGCGGCGCTCTGCGACGTCTACGTGATGGATGCCTTCGGCACCGCGCACCGCGCCGAGGCCTCGACCCATGGCGTGGCGAAGTTCGCGCCGATCGCATGCGCCGGCCCGCTGCTGGCCGACGAGCTGGATGCGCTGGGCAAGGCCCTGGCGCATCCGAAGAAGCCGCTGGCGGTGATCGTCGGCGGCAGCAAGGTGTCGACCAAGCTGGACCTGCTGGAGAACCTCGCCGACGTCGCCGACCAGCTGATCATCGGTGGCGGCATCGCCAACACTTTCCTGGCCGCCATGGGCAAGCCGGTGGGCAAGTCGCTGCACGAGCCCGACATGCTCGACAAGGCGCGCTCGATCCTGGCCAAGATCCAGGCCCGCGGCGGCGACATCCCGCTGCCGGAAGACGTGGTGGTGGCCTCCGAATTCTCCGCCGAGGCGCATGCCGAGGTGCGCAGCGCCGACGAGGTGGAGTCCGACGAGATGATCCTCGACATCGGTCCCAAGACGCGCAAGAAGCTGGCCGCGCTGCTGAAGTCCTGCGGCACCATCGTCTGGAACGGCCCGGTCGGCGTGTTCGAGTACGACAGCTTCGCCGGCGGCACCAAGGCCATCGCCGAGGCCATCGCCGCGGCGGAGGGCTTCTCCCTGGCCGGCGGCGGCGACACCCTGGCGGCGATCGACAAGTTCAAGGTCGCGGACCGCATCAACTACATCTCCACCGGCGGCGGCGCGTTCCTCGAGTTCCTCGAGGGCAAGAAGCTGCCGGCGGTCGAGATCCTGGAACAGCGCGCCAAGGGTTAA
- the gap gene encoding type I glyceraldehyde-3-phosphate dehydrogenase, which translates to MTVKVGINGFGRIGRNVLRAAVQNFGGDIEIVGINDLLEPDYLAYMLAYDSVHGRFKGDIKVEDGQLVINGKKIRLTQERDPANLKWNEIGAEVVIESTGLFLDKATAQKHLDAGAKKVIISAPSKDDTPMFVYGVNHKTYAGQAIVSNASCTTNCLAPLAKVLHDKWGIKRGLMTTVHAATATQKTVDGPSSKDWRGGRGILENIIPSSTGAAKAVGVVIPELNKKLTGMAFRVPTSDVSVVDLTVDLEREATYEEIKAEMKAQSEGALKGILGYTEDKVVATDFRGDARTSIFDAEAGIALDKTFVKLVSWYDNEWGYSNKCLEMVRVVAAK; encoded by the coding sequence ATGACCGTCAAAGTAGGTATCAATGGCTTCGGCCGCATCGGCCGCAACGTGCTGCGCGCCGCGGTGCAGAATTTCGGTGGCGACATCGAGATCGTCGGCATCAACGACCTGCTGGAGCCGGACTACCTCGCCTACATGCTGGCGTACGACTCCGTGCACGGCCGCTTCAAGGGCGACATCAAGGTCGAGGACGGCCAGCTGGTGATCAACGGCAAGAAGATCCGCCTGACCCAGGAGCGCGACCCCGCCAACCTGAAGTGGAACGAGATCGGCGCCGAAGTGGTCATCGAGTCCACCGGCCTGTTCCTCGACAAGGCCACGGCACAGAAGCATCTCGACGCCGGCGCCAAGAAGGTGATCATCTCGGCGCCGTCGAAGGACGACACCCCGATGTTCGTCTACGGCGTCAACCACAAGACCTACGCCGGCCAGGCGATCGTCTCCAACGCCTCCTGCACCACCAACTGCCTGGCGCCGCTGGCCAAGGTGCTGCACGACAAGTGGGGCATCAAGCGTGGCCTGATGACCACCGTGCACGCCGCTACCGCCACGCAGAAGACCGTCGACGGTCCGAGCAGCAAGGACTGGCGCGGCGGCCGCGGCATCCTCGAGAACATCATCCCGTCCTCCACCGGCGCGGCCAAGGCCGTCGGCGTGGTGATCCCGGAGCTGAACAAGAAGCTCACCGGCATGGCCTTCCGCGTGCCGACCTCCGACGTCTCGGTGGTCGACCTCACCGTGGACCTCGAGCGCGAGGCCACCTACGAGGAGATCAAGGCCGAGATGAAGGCACAGAGCGAAGGCGCCCTCAAGGGCATCCTCGGCTACACCGAGGACAAGGTCGTGGCGACCGACTTCCGCGGCGATGCCCGCACCTCGATCTTCGACGCCGAGGCCGGCATCGCCCTGGACAAGACCTTCGTCAAGCTCGTGAGCTGGTACGACAACGAGTGGGGCTACTCCAACAAGTGCCTCGAGATGGTCCGCGTCGTCGCTGCCAAGTAA
- the tkt gene encoding transketolase: MPATNRFELANAIRALSMDAVQKANSGHPGMPMGMADIAEVLWNDYLSHNPADTTWANRDRFVVSNGHGSMLLYSLLHLTGYPLPIEELKNFRQLHSRTAGHPEYGITPGVETTTGPLGQGLANAVGMALAERVLAARYNRDGHSVVDHYTYVFTGDGCLMEGISHEASSLAGTLGLGKLVVFYDDNNISIDGEVEGWFRDDTPGRFEAYGWQVIRNVDGHNPAEIKKAIETARATQDKPTLVCCKTIIGFGAPNLQGKEKSHGAPLGEAEIKLAREKLGWAHAPFEIPEHVRAGWSALEKGKARQQAWTTAFRAYADKFPEDAAEFERRMRGELPAGWAEHAAAALADAAKFDKPVATRKASKNALDALAPKLPELFGGSADLTESNCTDFKGYKPLRHGSLDGNYVNYGVREFGMSAIMNGVALHGGLIPFGGTFLTFSDYARNAVRMAALMKIRSIFVYTHDSIGLGEDGPTHQSVEHVSSLRLIPNLNMWRPGDQFETAIAWQDAIERKDGPSALALTRQNLVPQAHSEQHFVDARRGGYVLWEPAAAAQGIIIATGSEVQLAVDSAKKLAEQGIDVRVVSMPCAEIFRRQDAAYRESVLPKALRKRYAIEAGVSQYWLGFVGDEGEVLGVDTYGESAPLAAVMKHFGFTVDNVVAKVAALLGK; the protein is encoded by the coding sequence ATGCCCGCGACGAACCGCTTCGAACTTGCCAACGCCATCCGCGCCCTGTCGATGGACGCCGTGCAGAAAGCCAATTCCGGCCACCCGGGCATGCCGATGGGCATGGCGGACATCGCCGAGGTGCTCTGGAACGACTACCTGAGCCACAACCCGGCGGACACGACCTGGGCCAACCGCGACCGTTTCGTGGTGTCCAACGGCCACGGCTCGATGCTGCTGTACTCGCTGCTGCACCTGACCGGCTACCCGCTGCCGATCGAAGAGCTGAAGAACTTCCGCCAGCTGCATTCCAGGACGGCCGGCCACCCCGAGTACGGCATCACCCCGGGCGTGGAAACCACCACCGGCCCGCTGGGCCAGGGCCTGGCCAATGCCGTGGGCATGGCGCTGGCCGAGCGCGTGCTCGCCGCGCGCTACAACCGCGACGGCCACAGCGTGGTCGATCACTACACCTATGTCTTCACCGGCGACGGCTGCCTGATGGAGGGCATCAGCCACGAAGCCTCCTCGCTGGCCGGCACGCTGGGCCTGGGCAAGCTGGTGGTGTTCTACGACGACAACAACATCTCCATCGACGGCGAGGTCGAGGGCTGGTTCCGCGACGATACGCCGGGCCGCTTCGAGGCCTATGGCTGGCAGGTGATCCGCAACGTCGACGGCCACAACCCGGCCGAGATCAAGAAGGCGATCGAGACCGCCCGCGCCACCCAGGACAAGCCGACCCTGGTCTGCTGCAAGACCATCATCGGTTTCGGCGCGCCGAACCTGCAGGGCAAGGAAAAGAGCCATGGCGCGCCGCTGGGCGAGGCCGAGATCAAGCTGGCCCGCGAGAAGCTGGGCTGGGCGCACGCGCCCTTCGAGATTCCCGAGCATGTCCGCGCCGGCTGGAGTGCGCTGGAAAAGGGCAAGGCCCGCCAGCAGGCCTGGACCACCGCCTTCCGCGCCTATGCCGACAAGTTCCCCGAGGATGCCGCCGAGTTCGAGCGCCGCATGCGCGGTGAGCTGCCGGCCGGCTGGGCCGAGCACGCCGCCGCCGCGCTGGCCGATGCCGCGAAGTTCGACAAGCCGGTGGCCACGCGCAAGGCTTCCAAGAACGCGCTGGACGCGCTGGCGCCCAAGCTGCCGGAACTGTTCGGCGGCTCTGCCGACCTGACCGAATCCAACTGCACCGACTTCAAGGGCTACAAGCCGCTGCGCCACGGCAGCCTCGACGGCAACTACGTCAACTACGGCGTGCGCGAGTTCGGCATGTCCGCGATCATGAACGGCGTCGCCCTGCATGGTGGCCTGATTCCCTTCGGCGGCACGTTCCTGACCTTCAGTGACTACGCCAGGAACGCAGTCCGCATGGCAGCGCTGATGAAGATCCGCAGCATCTTCGTCTACACCCACGACTCCATCGGCCTGGGCGAAGACGGCCCCACTCACCAGTCGGTGGAGCATGTCTCGTCGCTGCGCCTGATCCCGAACCTGAACATGTGGCGCCCCGGCGACCAGTTCGAGACCGCGATCGCCTGGCAGGACGCGATCGAGCGCAAGGACGGTCCCTCGGCGCTGGCGCTGACGCGCCAGAACCTGGTGCCGCAGGCGCATTCCGAGCAGCACTTCGTGGACGCCCGTCGCGGTGGCTACGTGCTGTGGGAGCCGGCCGCCGCCGCCCAGGGCATCATCATCGCCACGGGTTCGGAAGTGCAGCTGGCGGTGGATTCGGCGAAGAAGCTGGCCGAGCAGGGGATCGACGTGCGCGTGGTGTCGATGCCCTGCGCCGAGATCTTCCGCCGCCAGGATGCCGCCTACCGCGAATCCGTGCTGCCGAAGGCGCTGCGCAAGCGCTACGCCATCGAGGCCGGCGTGTCGCAGTACTGGCTGGGCTTCGTCGGCGACGAGGGCGAGGTCCTCGGCGTGGACACCTACGGCGAATCCGCGCCGCTGGCGGCGGTCATGAAGCACTTCGGCTTCACCGTCGACAACGTCGTGGCCAAAGTCGCCGCGCTGCTGGGCAAATGA
- a CDS encoding parallel beta-helix domain-containing protein codes for MDKTTIRFGAVLLAATLALAGCSRSSPVSGGGSTPAGSAKPRTFRICPGPDAQKESLIAFFDAHEGDTIEYCAGQFDFDTGLIMTGKKGITIKGAGREKTILSFKDSSAQDGVNINQVEGITVQDLTIYDAPGNGLRIFRSKYITIRGVKVGWSNADPASPNYDASRESWPDNGAYAFYPVVSQHILIEDSVSIGSSDAGVYVGQSSDILVRRTEAFHNVAGFEFENTYRAEFVDNIAHDNVGGFLVFDLPGRVQFGEKNLVHRNKSYSNNLPQFAPHGAIVAVIPPGTGMLVAAADQVEFYDNEIYDNKTIGLAIVNYGLADAGEPATNYDFFPEGIHIYNNKFRNNGYAPALPDLSRSNCKGGPGIPAGLPGPGDSPDCLADNATLLPAIILVKNLGKSAHIVWDGAEDTPNDCTKVPVDADGIPLNQPNPHDTARGEARTDERGRPNLYQYDPIPECKYNAWKFNEAGALKKPANGMCIENNQFENTQLSGLLVDDFVNFKMRTADFGEILMSAVRTQPKDCPTVAPSLLPRYVPILGSYKPNPANDPRPSDAAVTAACGKAQSGKLNMEAVLKYNCPRLEQYGLFADPQDPTAGPNGNGMPFTLNTILFSDYASKYRFMFLPDDSGGRPQKAIYQDHGNCETLNIYSCYTQTLKFPVGTVFAKTFSFKSGEQEDVVETRLLIKRQKPDGTVYWVGLPYLWTTGSDGRRVAVLKIEGDTKAVSYDYDDPDPGAVTAAGERRHYTGSVEKYAIPNAGACLVCHSGDDLEAGSPPIGPKVRNLNRDNVFPDVAGPMNQLAYMKMKGYLDLPGEPASLEKMARFDVPGSSGATADSPEDIHQRARAYLEVNCMHCHNPAGNAQNSGLHLESFTEPMGQGNGVCKVPIAAGKAADFGTYDIQPGSAAESILPNRVASTQAGSKMPPLARSVMQVEAVDLLNRWVNGVVAGHADPEANYCGSRAAPASATSKQAPKAQKAPFG; via the coding sequence ATGGACAAGACGACGATCCGGTTCGGGGCGGTGCTGCTGGCCGCGACGCTGGCCCTGGCCGGCTGCAGCCGCAGCAGCCCGGTGAGCGGCGGCGGCAGCACGCCGGCGGGTTCGGCCAAGCCCAGGACCTTCCGCATCTGTCCGGGCCCCGATGCGCAGAAGGAGAGCCTGATCGCCTTCTTCGACGCGCACGAGGGTGACACCATCGAGTACTGCGCGGGCCAGTTCGACTTCGACACCGGCCTGATCATGACCGGCAAGAAGGGCATCACGATCAAGGGTGCCGGCCGCGAGAAGACGATCCTGTCGTTCAAGGACAGCAGTGCCCAGGACGGCGTCAACATCAACCAGGTCGAGGGCATCACGGTCCAGGACCTGACGATCTACGACGCGCCGGGCAACGGCCTGCGCATCTTCCGTTCGAAGTACATCACCATCCGTGGTGTGAAGGTGGGCTGGAGCAATGCCGACCCGGCCTCGCCGAACTACGACGCCAGCCGCGAAAGCTGGCCGGACAACGGCGCCTATGCCTTCTATCCGGTGGTGTCGCAGCACATCCTGATCGAGGACTCGGTGTCGATCGGCTCCTCCGACGCCGGCGTCTACGTCGGCCAGTCCAGCGACATCCTGGTGCGGCGCACCGAGGCCTTCCACAACGTCGCCGGCTTCGAGTTCGAGAACACCTATCGCGCCGAGTTCGTCGACAACATCGCCCACGACAACGTCGGCGGCTTCCTGGTGTTCGACCTGCCGGGCCGCGTGCAGTTCGGCGAGAAGAACCTGGTCCACCGCAACAAGAGCTACAGCAACAACCTGCCGCAGTTCGCGCCGCACGGCGCCATCGTCGCGGTGATCCCGCCGGGCACCGGCATGCTGGTGGCCGCCGCCGACCAGGTCGAGTTCTACGACAACGAGATCTACGACAACAAGACCATCGGCCTCGCCATCGTGAACTACGGCCTGGCCGACGCGGGCGAGCCGGCCACCAACTACGATTTCTTCCCCGAAGGAATCCACATTTACAACAACAAGTTCCGCAACAACGGCTACGCTCCGGCGTTACCCGATCTGTCCCGCTCCAACTGCAAGGGCGGCCCGGGTATTCCCGCGGGTCTGCCCGGCCCCGGCGATTCGCCGGATTGCCTGGCTGACAACGCCACGCTGCTGCCGGCGATCATCCTGGTGAAGAATCTCGGCAAGTCCGCCCACATCGTCTGGGATGGCGCCGAAGACACCCCCAACGACTGTACCAAGGTACCGGTGGATGCCGACGGCATTCCGCTGAACCAGCCCAACCCGCACGACACCGCGCGCGGCGAAGCGCGCACCGACGAGCGCGGGCGGCCCAACCTGTACCAGTACGACCCGATCCCGGAGTGCAAGTACAACGCCTGGAAGTTCAACGAGGCCGGCGCGCTGAAGAAGCCGGCCAACGGCATGTGCATCGAGAACAACCAGTTCGAGAACACGCAGCTGTCGGGCCTGCTGGTCGACGACTTCGTCAACTTCAAGATGCGCACCGCCGATTTCGGCGAGATCCTGATGTCGGCCGTGCGCACGCAGCCCAAGGACTGTCCGACGGTGGCGCCTTCGCTGCTGCCGCGCTACGTGCCCATCCTCGGCAGCTACAAGCCCAACCCGGCCAATGATCCGCGGCCCAGCGATGCGGCCGTGACCGCGGCCTGCGGCAAGGCGCAGTCCGGCAAGCTGAACATGGAGGCCGTCCTCAAGTACAACTGCCCGCGGCTGGAGCAGTACGGGCTGTTCGCCGATCCGCAGGATCCCACCGCCGGGCCCAACGGCAACGGCATGCCGTTCACGCTCAACACGATCCTGTTCTCGGACTACGCCTCCAAGTACCGCTTCATGTTCCTGCCCGACGACAGCGGCGGGCGCCCGCAGAAGGCGATCTACCAGGACCACGGGAACTGCGAGACGCTGAACATCTACAGCTGCTACACCCAGACCCTGAAGTTCCCGGTGGGCACGGTGTTCGCCAAGACCTTCTCCTTCAAGTCGGGCGAGCAGGAGGACGTGGTCGAGACGCGCCTGCTGATCAAGCGCCAGAAGCCGGACGGCACGGTGTACTGGGTGGGCCTGCCCTACCTCTGGACCACCGGCAGCGACGGCCGGCGCGTGGCGGTGCTGAAGATCGAGGGCGACACCAAGGCGGTGAGCTACGACTACGACGACCCCGATCCGGGCGCGGTGACCGCCGCCGGCGAGCGCCGGCATTACACCGGCAGCGTCGAGAAGTACGCCATCCCCAACGCCGGCGCCTGCCTGGTCTGCCACAGCGGCGACGACCTGGAGGCCGGCTCGCCGCCGATCGGGCCGAAGGTGCGCAACCTCAATCGCGACAACGTCTTCCCCGACGTGGCAGGGCCGATGAACCAGCTGGCCTACATGAAGATGAAGGGCTACCTGGACCTGCCGGGCGAGCCGGCCAGCCTGGAGAAGATGGCGCGCTTCGACGTGCCGGGCAGCTCCGGCGCCACCGCCGACTCGCCGGAGGACATCCACCAGCGTGCGCGCGCCTACCTGGAGGTCAACTGCATGCATTGCCACAACCCGGCCGGCAATGCGCAGAACTCGGGCCTGCACCTGGAGTCCTTCACCGAGCCGATGGGGCAGGGCAATGGCGTCTGCAAGGTGCCGATCGCCGCCGGCAAGGCCGCCGACTTCGGCACCTACGACATCCAGCCGGGCAGCGCGGCCGAATCGATCCTGCCCAACCGCGTCGCCTCGACCCAGGCCGGCTCCAAGATGCCGCCGCTGGCGCGTTCGGTGATGCAGGTGGAAGCGGTGGACCTGCTCAACCGCTGGGTCAACGGCGTGGTGGCCGGCCATGCCGACCCGGAGGCGAATTATTGCGGCAGCCGTGCGGCCCCGGCTTCGGCGACTTCCAAGCAGGCGCCGAAGGCCCAGAAAGCGCCATTCGGCTGA
- a CDS encoding DUF6351 family protein, translating to MKALVRRTTLCAALLLVLAGCSGRSEPVDGESGGGGGNGGTNLVEADYHTRKTPPLAAGQFEIITLSTLPEAVTDGDVLLGLRGLAAGDTYKVMRNGVDVSAAFARTEGGEVRGLVTGLKKGSNRLAATVEGATGTRRAELSVINHPITGPVISGPHQKPFICRTEDNGLGASIDANCSIVTQYKWYYRSVVNQGFTELADPYAPYPGDVIMTETKDGRAVPFVVRLETSTINRGIARLSVLDDPAARGPDAPFDAALWDGHVYYVFGESCGVGYQQGHSDPNLVLGALALTEFSADNLLINLVGIADRLAKGDLVVHNTLSAFGNHCNPLISAETSMLMKEHIIERYGPVRFMIGTNGSGAALQQYNLANSSPGILDGAMPTASFADILSTAMTVADCGLLQHYYATSSQGWSVPKQAAVNGHNLLVGNQLNAICQSWVDAFLDLLNPETGCGPVPEADRYRGPDNPAGPNLKGVRCTVQDANVNIFGRDPATGYANRPLDNTGVQYGLQALLDGAISAEEFLDVNRNIGGFNIDGKPVAERMRMNAQMARTAYLLGGVIGRGALHETPVLDHAPYLDLIPVANIHEAVRPFTIRARLAKYSGQIATQGLWRGVVTQADGYPVMEQWLEALESQQPEYGGDHTAAVTAAKPGAAADRCTFGTIGGRLELPDAILLPLGLAQLPLLPQLGPLHDLIPEFDVNIPLRVDLPEFYNEDGSGLGVCSLALPVTRTPRMVAGMPMTDDIIRCQLRPVDAADYAGKLSEAQVADMRAIFPEGVCDFSKPAAEDVAHSLLYPSLGGERQVAPHSLKYWVARSTPVH from the coding sequence ATGAAGGCCTTGGTGAGGCGCACGACGCTGTGCGCGGCTTTGCTGTTGGTGCTGGCCGGCTGCAGCGGTCGTTCGGAGCCGGTGGACGGCGAGTCCGGCGGGGGCGGCGGCAACGGCGGCACCAACCTGGTCGAGGCCGACTACCACACCCGCAAGACCCCGCCGCTGGCCGCCGGGCAGTTCGAGATCATCACGCTGTCGACGCTGCCCGAGGCGGTGACCGACGGCGACGTGCTGCTGGGGCTGCGCGGCCTGGCCGCGGGCGATACGTACAAGGTGATGCGCAACGGCGTCGACGTCAGCGCTGCCTTTGCGCGCACCGAGGGCGGGGAAGTGCGCGGCCTGGTGACCGGGCTGAAGAAGGGCAGCAATCGCCTGGCGGCGACCGTCGAGGGCGCGACCGGGACCCGCCGTGCCGAGCTGAGCGTGATCAACCATCCGATCACCGGGCCGGTGATCTCCGGCCCCCACCAGAAGCCCTTCATCTGCCGCACCGAGGACAATGGCCTGGGGGCTTCGATCGACGCCAACTGCTCGATCGTGACGCAGTACAAGTGGTACTACCGCTCGGTCGTCAACCAGGGCTTCACGGAACTGGCCGATCCCTATGCGCCGTACCCGGGCGACGTGATCATGACCGAGACCAAGGACGGCCGCGCCGTGCCCTTCGTCGTGCGCCTGGAGACCTCCACGATCAACCGTGGCATCGCGCGCCTGTCGGTGCTGGACGATCCGGCCGCACGCGGCCCCGACGCGCCCTTCGATGCCGCGCTCTGGGACGGCCACGTCTACTACGTCTTCGGCGAGTCCTGCGGCGTCGGCTACCAGCAGGGGCATAGCGATCCGAACCTGGTACTGGGCGCGCTGGCGCTGACCGAGTTCTCCGCCGACAACCTGCTGATCAACCTGGTGGGCATCGCCGACCGCCTGGCCAAGGGCGACCTGGTCGTGCACAACACGCTCAGTGCCTTCGGCAACCACTGCAATCCGCTGATCAGCGCCGAGACCTCGATGCTGATGAAGGAGCACATCATCGAGCGCTACGGCCCGGTGCGCTTCATGATCGGCACCAACGGCTCGGGCGCGGCACTGCAGCAGTACAACCTGGCCAACAGCTCGCCTGGCATCCTCGACGGCGCCATGCCCACGGCCAGCTTCGCCGACATCCTCAGCACCGCGATGACGGTGGCCGACTGCGGCCTGCTGCAGCACTACTACGCAACCAGTTCGCAGGGCTGGAGCGTACCCAAGCAGGCAGCGGTCAACGGCCACAACCTGCTGGTGGGCAACCAGTTGAATGCCATCTGCCAGTCCTGGGTCGATGCCTTCCTCGACCTGTTGAATCCGGAAACCGGCTGCGGCCCGGTGCCCGAGGCCGACCGCTATCGCGGCCCGGACAACCCCGCCGGCCCCAACCTCAAGGGCGTGCGCTGCACGGTGCAGGACGCCAACGTCAACATCTTCGGCCGCGATCCGGCCACCGGCTACGCCAACCGGCCGCTGGACAACACCGGGGTGCAGTACGGCCTGCAGGCCCTGCTCGACGGCGCGATCAGCGCCGAGGAGTTCCTCGACGTCAACCGCAACATCGGCGGCTTCAACATCGACGGCAAGCCGGTCGCGGAGCGCATGCGCATGAACGCGCAGATGGCGCGCACCGCCTACCTGCTTGGCGGCGTGATCGGTCGCGGTGCCCTGCACGAGACGCCGGTTCTCGATCATGCGCCCTACCTGGACCTGATCCCGGTGGCGAACATCCACGAGGCGGTGCGGCCGTTCACGATCCGCGCGCGCCTGGCCAAGTACAGCGGCCAGATCGCCACGCAGGGACTGTGGCGCGGCGTGGTGACGCAGGCCGACGGCTACCCGGTGATGGAGCAGTGGCTCGAAGCGCTGGAGTCGCAGCAGCCGGAGTATGGCGGCGACCACACCGCGGCGGTGACCGCGGCCAAGCCGGGCGCGGCGGCCGACCGCTGCACCTTCGGCACCATCGGCGGGCGCCTGGAACTGCCGGACGCGATCCTGCTGCCGCTGGGCCTGGCGCAGCTGCCGCTGCTGCCGCAGCTGGGGCCGCTGCACGACCTGATCCCGGAGTTCGACGTCAACATCCCGCTGCGCGTCGACCTGCCGGAGTTCTACAACGAGGACGGCAGCGGCCTGGGTGTCTGCTCCCTGGCGCTGCCGGTCACGCGCACGCCGCGCATGGTCGCCGGCATGCCGATGACCGACGACATCATCCGCTGCCAGCTGCGGCCGGTGGACGCGGCCGACTATGCCGGCAAGCTCAGCGAGGCGCAGGTCGCGGACATGCGCGCGATCTTCCCCGAAGGCGTCTGCGATTTCAGCAAGCCGGCCGCGGAAGACGTGGCGCACAGCCTGCTGTATCCGTCGCTGGGGGGCGAGCGCCAGGTGGCGCCGCATTCGCTGAAGTATTGGGTGGCACGCTCGACGCCGGTGCACTGA
- a CDS encoding thioredoxin family protein, with translation MPPTPSSMLALGTPAPAFSLPDTLSGRMLGLADLQAECATLVMFICNHCPYVKHVNAELVRLAQDYQRRGVALVAISSNDATAYPEDGPEQMTRTGRELGYPFPYLHDPSQDVARAYSAACTPDFFLFDAGLRLAYRGRLDGSTPGNGLPVTGADLRAALDALLSGRAVDERQQPSLGCSIKFRKGS, from the coding sequence ATGCCCCCGACCCCTTCCAGCATGCTCGCCCTGGGCACGCCCGCGCCGGCTTTCAGCCTGCCCGACACCCTCAGCGGACGGATGCTGGGCCTGGCCGACCTCCAGGCGGAATGCGCCACGCTGGTCATGTTCATCTGCAATCATTGCCCTTACGTGAAGCACGTCAACGCCGAACTGGTCCGGCTGGCGCAGGACTACCAGCGCCGCGGGGTGGCCCTGGTCGCCATTTCCTCCAACGACGCCACCGCCTACCCGGAGGACGGCCCGGAGCAGATGACCCGGACCGGCCGTGAACTGGGCTATCCCTTTCCTTATCTGCATGACCCGTCCCAGGACGTGGCGCGGGCCTACAGCGCCGCCTGCACCCCGGACTTCTTCCTGTTCGACGCCGGCCTGAGGCTGGCCTACCGCGGTCGGCTCGACGGCTCCACGCCGGGCAACGGCCTGCCGGTCACCGGTGCCGACCTGCGGGCGGCGCTGGACGCGCTGCTGTCCGGGCGCGCCGTCGACGAGCGCCAGCAGCCGAGCCTGGGCTGCAGCATCAAGTTCCGGAAGGGCTCCTGA